In Mustela lutreola isolate mMusLut2 chromosome 1, mMusLut2.pri, whole genome shotgun sequence, one genomic interval encodes:
- the LOC131822697 gene encoding olfactory receptor 5AN6-like codes for MAGGRNSTIVIRFILLGFSDYPKLKIVLFAVFLGSYFLTVAWNLGLIILIRMDSYLHTPMYFFLSNLSFLDFCYVTSTTPKMLSDFFQKPRSISFWGCTIQYFFFSSLGLTECCLLAAMAYDRYAAICDPLLYTATMSPTLCVQMTVGAYITGLFGSLIQLCALLQLNFCGPNIINHFFCDLPQLLVLSCSETFFLKVMKFVIAVIFGVISVFVIMISYGYILATILKISSVEGRSKAFNTCTSHLTAVICFFGSGLFVYMNPSTDNSLGHDKMASVFYTMVIPMLNPLIYSLRNKEIKDAIKRCKKKAFSHCHC; via the coding sequence ATGGCTGGAGGAAGGAACAGTACAATAGTCATCAGATTCATTCTTTTGGGATTCTCAGATTATCCCAAGCTCAAGATTGTTCTCTTTGCAGTATTTTTGGGTTCTTACTTCCTGACAGTAGCCTGGAACCTGGGCCTCATCATCCTAATTAGGATGGACTCTTACCTACAtacacccatgtacttcttcctcagcaACTTATCCTTCTTAGATTTTTGCTATGTTACCTCCACAACCCCCAAAATGCTCTCAGACTTCTTCCAGAAGCCTAGATCCATCTCCTTTTGGGGATGCACCATACAGTACTTCTTCTTCTCTAGCCTGGGTCTGACTGAGTGCTGTCTCCTGGCAGCCATGGCTTATGACCGATATGCTGCCATTTGTGATCCTCTGCTCTACACCGCCACCATGTCGCCCACCCTCTGTGTCCAGATGACAGTTGGAGCCTATATAACTGGTCTCTTTGGTTCATTGATTCAACTGTGTGCCTTACTTCAGCTCAATTTCTGTGGGCCAAATATTATCAACCACTTCTTCTGTGATCTGCCTCAATTATTAGTCCTATCCTGCTCTGAAACCTTTTTCCTAAAAGTCATGAAATTTGTGATAGCAGTGATTTTTGGTGTGATATCTGTCTTTGTCATCATGATATCTTATGGTTATATCCTTGCCACCATCCTGAAGATCAGCTCTGTTGAAGGCAGGTCCAAGGCTTTCAACACCTGTACTTCTCACCTGACAGCAGTGATCTGTTTTTTTGGATCAGGACTCTTTGTCTATATGAACCCCAGCACAGATAATTCTCTGGGCCATGACAAGATGGCATCAGTCTTCTATACAATGGTTATCCCCATGTTGAATCCTTTGATTTACAGTCTAAGGAACAAGGAAATCAAAGATGCCATTAAGAGGTGTAAGAAGAAAGCATTTTCCCATTGTCACTGTTAA